One genomic segment of Pseudomonadota bacterium includes these proteins:
- a CDS encoding ribonucleotide-diphosphate reductase subunit beta: MQIELLNKPGLLTPSRSYKPFRYPWAIEYWRRQQQIHWMPEEIPLGEDCKDWNNRITDAERNLLTQVFRFFTQADVEVQDNYMERYARVFRPTEIKMMLAAFANMETVHIAAYALLLETLGMPDSEFTAFMDYAAMRDKHDYLQGFGVETDADTLRTLAVFGGFTEGLQLFASFAILLNFPRHNKMRGMGQVVSWSVRDETLHCEGIIRLFHTFAQETGALTQSVKDDIVDCARTVVKLEDRFVDLAFEMGPIEGLSAAEIKAYIRYIADWRLKQLGLPQVYGVKEHPLPWLTAMLNGVEHANFFETRATEYAKAATGGAWHGDEGAWGLFDRRVARRGQLELLPGS; the protein is encoded by the coding sequence ATGCAAATCGAACTGCTCAACAAACCCGGCCTGCTCACGCCATCGCGCAGCTACAAACCGTTCCGTTACCCGTGGGCCATCGAGTACTGGCGCCGCCAGCAGCAAATCCACTGGATGCCGGAGGAGATCCCGCTCGGCGAGGACTGCAAGGACTGGAACAACCGCATCACCGATGCCGAACGCAACCTGCTGACGCAGGTGTTCCGCTTCTTCACGCAGGCCGACGTCGAAGTGCAGGACAACTACATGGAGCGCTACGCGCGCGTATTCCGCCCCACCGAGATCAAGATGATGCTGGCGGCGTTCGCCAACATGGAAACCGTGCATATCGCAGCGTACGCGCTGCTGCTGGAAACGCTCGGCATGCCGGACAGCGAGTTCACCGCGTTCATGGACTACGCGGCGATGCGCGACAAACACGACTATCTGCAGGGCTTCGGCGTCGAAACGGACGCCGACACGTTGCGCACGCTCGCCGTGTTCGGCGGCTTTACCGAGGGGCTGCAGCTGTTCGCGAGTTTCGCCATCCTGTTGAACTTCCCGCGGCACAACAAGATGCGCGGGATGGGACAGGTGGTCTCGTGGAGCGTGCGCGACGAAACCCTGCACTGCGAGGGCATCATCCGGCTGTTCCACACCTTCGCGCAGGAAACCGGTGCGCTGACGCAGTCCGTCAAGGATGACATCGTCGATTGCGCCCGGACCGTGGTGAAGCTCGAGGACCGGTTCGTCGATCTCGCCTTCGAGATGGGACCGATCGAAGGGTTGTCCGCCGCGGAGATCAAGGCCTACATCCGCTACATCGCCGACTGGCGCCTCAAGCAGCTGGGGCTGCCGCAGGTGTACGGCGTGAAGGAACATCCGCTGCCCTGGCTCACGGCCATGCTGAATGGCGTCGAGCATGCGAACTTCTTCGAGACGCGCGCCACCGAGTACGCGAAGGCCGCGACCGGCGGCGCGTGGCACGGCGACGAGGGCGCGTGGGGGCTGTTCGACCGGCGGGTGGCGCGGCGTGGGCAACTGGAGCTCCTGCCCGGTAGTTGA
- a CDS encoding serine hydrolase domain-containing protein — MSTRRWLSATLLAVASTLCPAADTKVSVPAKKMDAYFDALANHQLANGSIAISERGVLKYQRAVGFARIANGKQEPTETATRYRIGSVSGLFTAVLVMQLVEGASITLDSKLAEFYPDLPNALDITYRDLLQHRSGLADYTGVANFQTWRTTPKTHAQILQIITTAGAKFPPRERVEYNNSNYLLLGYVLEKIYERSYDEILQRQISAKLGMSRTYYAGGGIASLESISYQLTPGGWVALTPTDPSIHGGADGLISTPAELVQFIDALFATKIVTAHSLANMRDQDGGSGMGLWPYEVAGQKGYGHGGNIEGFRSCVYHFPDSGISISYATNASVLSMDEIVDEALALIFERGRKPPTFEPAKLTTAQQAAYVGEWRSAGGLPQQTAFRQFRPPDQPIQLAVKAGTDAPIVTLQNRDFQLTALGGHEFELREIGYFLRFDPRADELVIRGPDWSYFLKRAR; from the coding sequence ATGTCCACGCGTCGATGGCTGTCCGCGACGCTGCTGGCTGTCGCCTCCACGCTCTGCCCCGCCGCGGACACGAAGGTGTCTGTCCCGGCAAAAAAGATGGACGCCTACTTCGACGCGCTGGCAAATCACCAGCTCGCGAACGGCAGCATCGCCATCTCGGAACGCGGCGTGCTCAAGTACCAACGCGCGGTGGGTTTCGCCAGGATCGCGAACGGCAAGCAGGAACCCACCGAGACCGCCACGCGGTACCGCATCGGCTCCGTTTCCGGGCTCTTCACTGCCGTACTGGTCATGCAGCTGGTCGAAGGCGCGAGCATCACGCTCGACAGCAAATTGGCGGAGTTCTACCCCGACCTGCCGAACGCACTCGACATCACCTACCGCGACCTGCTGCAGCATCGCAGCGGCCTGGCCGACTACACCGGCGTGGCGAATTTCCAGACGTGGCGCACGACACCGAAGACACACGCGCAGATACTGCAGATCATCACCACCGCAGGCGCGAAGTTTCCGCCGCGCGAGCGCGTCGAGTACAACAACAGCAACTATCTATTGCTCGGCTACGTGCTCGAAAAGATCTACGAGCGTTCGTACGACGAGATCCTGCAGCGCCAGATCAGCGCCAAGCTCGGAATGTCGCGCACGTATTACGCCGGCGGCGGCATCGCGAGCCTCGAGAGTATTTCCTACCAGCTCACGCCCGGTGGCTGGGTGGCGCTGACGCCGACGGACCCGTCCATCCACGGCGGCGCCGACGGGCTGATCTCCACGCCCGCGGAGCTCGTGCAATTCATCGATGCGCTGTTCGCGACGAAGATCGTGACCGCACACTCGCTGGCAAACATGCGCGACCAGGATGGCGGGTCGGGAATGGGCTTGTGGCCTTACGAGGTCGCGGGCCAGAAAGGTTACGGCCACGGCGGCAACATCGAAGGCTTTCGCTCCTGCGTCTATCATTTCCCGGACAGCGGCATTTCAATCTCCTACGCGACCAATGCCTCAGTGTTGTCGATGGACGAGATCGTCGACGAAGCGCTGGCGCTCATCTTCGAGCGAGGGCGCAAGCCGCCGACCTTCGAACCAGCCAAGCTAACTACCGCGCAGCAGGCCGCGTACGTCGGCGAATGGCGTTCGGCCGGTGGTTTGCCGCAGCAGACCGCGTTCCGGCAGTTCCGGCCGCCCGACCAACCGATCCAGCTCGCCGTGAAAGCCGGCACGGATGCGCCCATCGTCACGCTCCAGAATCGGGATTTCCAGCTCACCGCACTCGGCGGCCACGAGTTCGAGCTGCGCGAGATCGGCTACTTCCTGCGCTTCGACCCGCGCGCGGACGAACTCGTGATACGCGGACCCGACTGGTCTTACTTCCTCAAGCGGGCAAGATGA
- a CDS encoding M56 family metallopeptidase yields the protein MIPALLDHLWQSTLFCAGVWGIARLCRSNGAALRHSLWLTASVKFLVPFAALYGLGSWAGLPTPVGSEPFFFDPAVQAVGPVVSPASLHVVASGGDGFFTAILFAAWLAGAAIVAARWLAAWRAADALARAARSAPGAPPDARVTDADVEPAVAGSFHPVVLLPVALLGRLTGTQMNAVLAHEREHIRRYDNLKTHVHRAVEVLFWFHPAVWWIGRQMIEERERACDEAVLEDGHDRSVYAAGILEVCRHCIGRPRVAFPVSALSGNLTERIRHILAGARPAAIGLVKANALLLGALACAGIPLMTGAADTALRRQALLTQNSRTLAAAQFKVAVAAEADTRPTVVVKTHEVLIQGSTLRDIVALAYGMQGSQLQGESTWMDFPRYDVRLTTPQPMNKPESFDLAALRGVVTRLLAERFDLEIYVNQRCQAPCGPLALARAHFPE from the coding sequence GTGATCCCTGCGCTGCTCGATCACCTGTGGCAGTCGACGCTGTTCTGCGCCGGTGTCTGGGGAATCGCGCGGCTTTGCCGGTCGAACGGCGCGGCCCTGCGCCATTCATTGTGGTTGACGGCGTCGGTGAAGTTCCTCGTGCCGTTCGCGGCGCTGTATGGCCTGGGTTCCTGGGCAGGTTTACCCACGCCGGTCGGCAGCGAGCCATTTTTCTTCGATCCGGCGGTGCAGGCGGTCGGGCCGGTGGTGTCGCCGGCGTCGCTGCACGTCGTGGCCTCGGGAGGTGACGGATTTTTCACCGCGATATTGTTCGCAGCGTGGCTGGCCGGCGCAGCAATAGTGGCGGCGCGCTGGCTCGCGGCGTGGCGCGCAGCAGATGCGCTGGCCAGGGCCGCGCGATCGGCGCCGGGCGCACCGCCCGATGCACGCGTCACGGATGCGGATGTCGAACCGGCCGTGGCGGGAAGTTTCCATCCGGTGGTGTTGCTGCCGGTCGCGCTGCTCGGGAGATTGACCGGCACGCAGATGAATGCGGTGCTGGCGCACGAACGCGAGCACATCCGCCGCTACGACAATCTCAAGACGCATGTTCATCGTGCCGTGGAAGTGCTGTTCTGGTTCCACCCCGCGGTCTGGTGGATAGGCCGGCAGATGATCGAGGAACGGGAGCGCGCCTGCGACGAAGCCGTGCTCGAGGACGGCCACGATCGTTCCGTGTACGCAGCGGGCATCCTGGAGGTGTGCCGGCATTGCATCGGTCGCCCGCGCGTCGCGTTCCCGGTCTCCGCGCTGTCCGGCAATCTCACCGAACGAATCCGTCACATCCTGGCCGGCGCGCGTCCGGCGGCCATCGGGCTCGTGAAAGCAAATGCGTTATTGCTGGGCGCCCTGGCCTGCGCTGGAATCCCGCTGATGACCGGCGCCGCCGACACCGCGCTGCGGCGCCAGGCACTGCTGACACAGAATTCGCGCACGCTCGCCGCGGCGCAATTCAAGGTGGCAGTCGCCGCAGAGGCGGATACACGTCCGACAGTCGTGGTGAAAACACACGAAGTGCTGATCCAGGGCAGCACCTTGCGCGACATCGTGGCGCTGGCTTATGGAATGCAGGGCTCGCAGCTGCAGGGCGAAAGCACGTGGATGGATTTTCCGCGCTACGACGTGCGCCTCACTACCCCGCAGCCGATGAACAAGCCGGAATCCTTTGACCTCGCCGCGTTGCGCGGCGTGGTCACAAGGCTGCTGGCCGAGCGCTTCGATCTCGAGATCTACGTGAATCAGCGCTGCCAGGCGCCCTGCGGGCCGCTGGCGCTCGCGCGCGCGCATTTTCCGGAATAG
- a CDS encoding BlaI/MecI/CopY family transcriptional regulator has product MAQPKLSALELRIMSEFWSRGACSIREIHEAVVKKGRPAYTTVQTMVYRLETKGAVRRTRKIGNAHVFEATTSRASVQTRLLKEIIGLFGGSVRPVMAHLVEMGKISREDIDDALEVLRTHDAREKNK; this is encoded by the coding sequence GTGGCACAGCCGAAACTCAGCGCGCTCGAGTTGCGCATCATGTCGGAGTTCTGGAGCCGCGGCGCCTGCTCGATCCGCGAGATCCACGAAGCGGTCGTGAAGAAGGGCCGCCCCGCCTACACCACCGTGCAGACCATGGTGTACCGGCTCGAAACCAAGGGCGCCGTGCGCCGCACCCGCAAGATCGGCAACGCACACGTATTCGAAGCCACGACGTCGCGCGCCTCGGTACAGACGCGCCTGCTCAAGGAAATCATCGGGTTGTTTGGCGGCAGCGTGCGCCCGGTGATGGCGCATCTCGTCGAGATGGGCAAGATCTCGCGCGAAGACATCGACGATGCCCTCGAGGTGCTGCGCACACACGACGCCAGGGAAAAGAACAAGTGA
- a CDS encoding EAL domain-containing protein yields the protein MPIPMPNYRSVLLVQDDSADAAAVRAALSSTTASLRVVWVKTCADALQRLTADRPGDGALAAVLVDLFLPDSQGLTTFEQIFAIAPHIPVLVLCASEHEEIARQAVQHGAQDYLLQARLDDYLLPKAVASMIDRAAMTGALFEEKERAEVTLNSIGDAVMSCDNGGRVTYLNTVAEALTGWARAEAAGRHVDEVFRVLDASTRKVAVNPMAAAMSENRTVLLAPNSVLSRRDGVEAAIEDSAAPIHDRRGQVTGAVMVFHDVSSTRALSLRMSHQAQHDSLTDLPNRLLFHDRLRQGMALAHRHSQKLAVMYLDVDRFKNVNDSLGHDVGDRLLILMAQRLLGCVRTSDTVSRQGGDEFVILLPELTRGLDAGIRAEKILAALSAPYSIDIHNVHVTASIGVVIFPDDGKDAETLLKNADFAMYHAKECGRGNYQFFREDMNVRALERQAIEDGLRQAIAQDEFVLHYQPILDLWSGAPTGVEALLRWRHPQRGLFLPAQFIGIAEECGLIIQIGRWVLGEACRQAATWEAAGLPSMRMAINVSAAELRDRDFVEGVRLALAESGLAPQLLELELTETFLMQDATSTAVVLNALKALGVRLALDDFGTGYSSLSHLKGFPIDTLKVDRAFVHELNTNPDDASIVRAVITLGKSLQIRVVAEGVESAAQLASLQEFVCPEGQGHLFGRAVPAEELAPLLNRIIAGMRAFVEDATLEVPLLHPGKTKLKSESKSAARRNTSN from the coding sequence ATGCCGATTCCTATGCCTAACTATCGAAGCGTGCTCCTGGTCCAGGACGATTCCGCGGATGCCGCAGCGGTACGAGCGGCGCTCTCCAGCACCACCGCTTCGCTGCGGGTGGTTTGGGTCAAGACCTGCGCCGATGCCTTGCAACGCCTGACGGCGGACCGGCCGGGAGACGGCGCCCTGGCCGCGGTGCTCGTTGACCTGTTCCTGCCCGACAGCCAGGGGCTCACCACCTTCGAGCAGATATTCGCGATTGCGCCGCACATACCGGTCCTCGTGTTGTGCGCGTCCGAGCACGAGGAAATCGCCAGGCAGGCGGTGCAGCATGGCGCACAGGACTATCTGCTGCAGGCACGGCTCGACGACTATCTGCTGCCAAAGGCGGTGGCGAGCATGATCGATCGCGCGGCAATGACCGGCGCCCTCTTCGAAGAGAAAGAACGCGCCGAGGTCACTCTCAATTCGATCGGCGACGCCGTGATGAGCTGCGACAACGGCGGCCGGGTGACATATCTCAATACGGTCGCGGAAGCCCTGACCGGCTGGGCACGAGCCGAAGCGGCGGGACGTCACGTCGATGAGGTGTTTCGCGTGCTGGATGCGAGCACCCGTAAAGTCGCGGTGAATCCGATGGCTGCGGCCATGAGCGAGAATCGCACCGTTCTGCTCGCCCCGAACAGCGTTTTGAGCAGGCGCGACGGAGTCGAGGCCGCGATCGAAGATTCGGCGGCGCCTATTCACGATCGCCGCGGGCAGGTCACGGGCGCGGTGATGGTCTTCCACGACGTGAGCTCGACGCGCGCGCTGTCGCTCAGGATGTCACACCAGGCGCAGCACGACAGCCTGACAGATCTCCCCAACCGACTCCTGTTCCATGACCGCCTGAGGCAGGGCATGGCGCTTGCGCATCGGCACTCGCAGAAGCTCGCCGTCATGTACCTCGACGTGGATCGCTTCAAAAACGTCAACGACTCGCTCGGCCACGATGTCGGCGATCGCCTGCTGATCCTGATGGCACAGCGGCTGCTGGGCTGCGTGCGCACCTCGGACACGGTCAGCCGCCAGGGAGGAGATGAGTTCGTGATCCTGCTGCCGGAGCTGACCCGCGGCCTGGACGCCGGCATTCGCGCGGAGAAGATTCTCGCGGCGTTGAGCGCGCCCTACTCCATCGATATCCACAACGTGCACGTCACCGCGAGCATCGGGGTCGTCATCTTTCCGGATGACGGCAAGGATGCGGAAACGCTGTTGAAGAATGCCGATTTTGCGATGTACCACGCGAAGGAGTGCGGCCGCGGCAATTACCAGTTCTTCCGTGAGGACATGAACGTACGCGCACTCGAGCGCCAGGCGATCGAAGATGGCTTGCGCCAGGCCATCGCACAGGATGAATTCGTGTTGCACTATCAGCCGATCCTCGACCTGTGGAGCGGCGCACCCACCGGCGTGGAGGCGCTGCTGCGCTGGCGTCATCCCCAGCGCGGCTTGTTTCTGCCTGCGCAGTTCATCGGGATCGCCGAGGAATGCGGACTCATCATTCAGATCGGCCGCTGGGTTCTCGGTGAAGCCTGCCGACAGGCCGCGACCTGGGAGGCTGCCGGCCTGCCGTCGATGCGAATGGCCATCAATGTGTCGGCGGCGGAACTGCGCGACAGGGATTTCGTCGAGGGCGTGCGTCTGGCTCTCGCCGAGAGTGGCCTGGCACCGCAGCTACTCGAGCTGGAGCTGACGGAAACGTTCCTGATGCAGGACGCGACCTCGACCGCAGTCGTGCTGAATGCACTCAAGGCGCTGGGCGTGCGGCTGGCGCTCGATGACTTCGGTACCGGTTATTCGAGCCTGAGCCACCTGAAAGGCTTTCCGATCGACACGCTCAAGGTCGACCGTGCGTTCGTGCACGAACTCAACACCAACCCCGACGACGCGAGCATCGTGCGCGCCGTGATCACGCTCGGCAAGAGCCTGCAGATCCGTGTGGTTGCCGAGGGCGTGGAATCGGCCGCGCAACTCGCCTCACTGCAGGAATTTGTGTGCCCCGAAGGGCAGGGTCATCTTTTCGGCCGCGCGGTGCCCGCCGAGGAACTCGCTCCCTTGCTGAACCGGATCATCGCGGGCATGCGCGCCTTCGTCGAAGACGCGACGCTCGAAGTGCCGCTGCTCCATCCGGGAAAGACAAAACTCAAGAGCGAATCGAAAAGCGCGGCACGCCGCAACACGAGCAACTGA
- the ilvN gene encoding acetolactate synthase small subunit, with protein MRHIIAIHLQNEAGALTRVTGLFSTRGYNIESLSVAATDDPSVSRVTLTTKGADGVILQIVNQLNKLIDVVAVEDLTRGEHIERELVVLKLRVEPQLIDSVRGYVVRAGGRVLEPSPEGFVVELTASEAEVNTFVSHLGERTDIVEVVRSGALAVGRNARALHVVR; from the coding sequence ATGCGTCATATCATCGCCATCCATTTGCAGAACGAGGCCGGTGCGCTCACCCGCGTCACCGGGCTTTTTTCCACCCGCGGTTACAACATCGAGTCGCTGTCGGTGGCGGCCACGGATGACCCTTCTGTATCGCGCGTGACGCTCACGACCAAGGGTGCGGACGGCGTGATCCTGCAGATCGTCAACCAGCTCAACAAGCTCATCGACGTGGTGGCGGTGGAAGACCTGACACGCGGCGAACACATCGAGCGCGAGCTCGTGGTGCTCAAGCTGCGCGTGGAACCCCAGCTGATCGACTCCGTGCGCGGTTACGTGGTGCGCGCGGGTGGCCGCGTGCTCGAGCCGTCGCCCGAGGGCTTCGTGGTCGAGCTCACGGCGAGTGAAGCGGAAGTGAATACTTTCGTGAGCCACCTGGGTGAGCGCACCGACATCGTCGAGGTGGTGCGTTCGGGTGCGCTCGCGGTCGGGCGTAATGCCCGCGCGCTTCACGTAGTCAGATAA
- a CDS encoding FAD-dependent oxidoreductase → MSSQLDSRIVIVGAGQAAAQAVETLRKRGHTGALTLIGDEALLPYQRPPLSKKFLAGTFERDRLLIRHAAHYAGHAVDMRLGFAAVRIDRARRRVEVADGSAIEYDRLLLATGSHPRRLTLPGAELAGVHYLRSVADVDRLRPELAPGRRVVIVGGGYIGLEVAATCREAGLEVTVLEAADRVMNRVAAPVVSRFYQDEHRRHGVQLRCGVAVAALVAADSMTDAAAAHRAAVGAQRVAAVRLADGSEIAADFVLVAVGVEGMDALARDAGIDCDRGILVDEFCRTSDPHIWAAGDNARHPSIHYGTRVRLESVDNAFEQGTSAALNMLGIATPHDKVPWFWSDQFDLKLVIVGLTHGFDEMIVRGDPASRAFSVCYLKAGELLAVETVNHTKDQMAARKMIPARARPDRAKLADDANPLKEC, encoded by the coding sequence ATGAGTAGTCAGTTGGACAGTCGGATCGTGATAGTCGGCGCTGGACAGGCTGCGGCGCAAGCGGTGGAGACTCTGCGCAAGCGGGGGCACACCGGCGCGCTCACGTTGATCGGCGATGAGGCGCTGCTGCCCTACCAACGTCCGCCGCTGTCCAAGAAATTCCTGGCCGGCACGTTCGAGCGCGACCGCCTGTTGATCCGGCACGCGGCGCACTACGCCGGGCATGCCGTCGACATGCGGCTCGGATTCGCGGCCGTGCGTATCGATCGCGCGCGGCGCCGGGTCGAAGTGGCCGACGGCAGTGCGATCGAATACGACCGACTGCTGCTGGCCACCGGCAGCCACCCTCGCCGGCTGACGTTGCCCGGAGCGGAACTGGCCGGCGTGCACTACCTGCGCAGCGTCGCCGATGTGGATCGCCTGCGCCCGGAGCTCGCACCGGGCCGGCGGGTGGTGATCGTAGGTGGTGGGTACATCGGCCTCGAGGTTGCGGCCACGTGCCGGGAGGCCGGGCTCGAAGTCACCGTGCTCGAAGCCGCGGACCGCGTGATGAACCGGGTGGCGGCTCCGGTGGTCTCGCGGTTCTACCAGGATGAGCACCGGCGTCATGGGGTGCAGCTGCGGTGCGGCGTGGCGGTCGCCGCGCTCGTCGCAGCGGATTCGATGACGGACGCCGCCGCCGCGCACCGTGCCGCGGTGGGCGCACAGCGGGTGGCCGCGGTGCGTCTCGCCGATGGCAGCGAGATCGCCGCGGATTTCGTGCTCGTCGCGGTCGGCGTCGAGGGTATGGACGCATTGGCGCGCGATGCCGGCATCGACTGCGATCGCGGAATCCTCGTCGACGAATTTTGCCGCACTTCGGACCCGCACATCTGGGCGGCGGGCGACAACGCACGGCACCCGAGCATCCATTATGGAACGCGCGTGCGGCTGGAATCCGTGGACAACGCGTTCGAACAGGGCACGAGCGCGGCGCTCAACATGCTGGGCATCGCAACCCCGCACGACAAGGTGCCGTGGTTCTGGTCGGATCAGTTCGATCTCAAGCTGGTGATCGTCGGGCTGACGCACGGGTTCGACGAGATGATCGTGCGCGGCGATCCCGCGTCACGCGCGTTCAGCGTCTGTTATCTCAAGGCCGGCGAGTTGTTAGCCGTGGAAACGGTGAATCACACCAAGGACCAGATGGCGGCGCGCAAGATGATTCCCGCGCGCGCGCGGCCGGACCGCGCGAAACTGGCGGACGACGCGAACCCGCTCAAGGAATGTTGA
- a CDS encoding quinone oxidoreductase: MTRAIRIHETGGPEVMRLEDVEVGPPAAGEVQLRHTAIGLNFIDVYDRSGLYPQKSMPAGLGREAAGVVTAVGKKVRGFKVGDRVGYVHSVPGSYSELRNVPAAPLVKIPAGVSDEQAAVLMLKGMTVCYLLRHTHRVRRGDVIVLHAAAGGLGLMLSQWAKALGVTVIGIVGNDEKARLARKNGCKHVLVRGRDDVVASVRKLTKGVGADVVYDSVGKDTFFESLDCLRRRGHMVSFGNASGPVAPFVPAELAKRGSLTLTRPTLYDYTATRKDLESVARETFAAVKKKWVKVAINQRYQLADAAQAHRDLEGRKTTGATVILPA, translated from the coding sequence ATGACGCGCGCCATCCGCATTCACGAAACCGGCGGGCCGGAGGTCATGCGGCTCGAGGACGTCGAGGTCGGGCCGCCTGCCGCGGGCGAAGTGCAGCTGCGCCATACCGCCATCGGCCTCAATTTCATCGACGTCTACGATCGCTCGGGTCTCTATCCGCAGAAATCGATGCCAGCCGGGCTTGGCCGCGAAGCCGCGGGCGTGGTCACGGCAGTCGGCAAGAAGGTGCGTGGCTTCAAGGTGGGCGATCGGGTGGGATACGTCCACAGCGTTCCCGGGTCGTACAGCGAGCTGCGCAATGTGCCGGCCGCACCGCTGGTGAAGATTCCCGCGGGCGTCAGCGACGAGCAGGCGGCGGTGCTCATGCTCAAGGGCATGACGGTTTGTTATCTGCTGCGCCACACGCACCGCGTGCGGCGCGGCGATGTCATCGTGCTGCACGCGGCGGCAGGTGGTTTGGGACTGATGTTGTCGCAATGGGCCAAGGCGTTGGGCGTCACCGTGATCGGCATCGTCGGCAACGACGAGAAGGCGCGGCTTGCGCGCAAGAACGGCTGCAAACACGTGCTGGTCCGCGGCCGCGACGATGTCGTGGCGTCGGTGCGAAAGCTGACCAAAGGCGTGGGCGCCGACGTGGTCTACGATTCGGTGGGCAAGGATACGTTCTTCGAATCGCTCGATTGCCTGCGCCGGCGCGGACACATGGTGAGCTTCGGCAACGCCTCCGGCCCGGTGGCGCCGTTCGTTCCGGCGGAACTCGCCAAGCGCGGTTCGCTGACGCTGACGCGCCCGACGTTGTACGACTACACCGCGACCCGCAAGGATCTCGAGAGCGTGGCGCGCGAAACTTTCGCCGCGGTGAAGAAGAAGTGGGTGAAGGTCGCGATCAACCAGCGCTACCAACTGGCCGACGCCGCGCAGGCGCATCGCGATCTCGAAGGCCGGAAGACCACCGGCGCGACGGTCATCTTGCCCGCTTGA
- the glnK gene encoding P-II family nitrogen regulator, whose translation MKLVTAIIKPFKLDDVRAALSEIGVSGMTVTEVKGFGRQRGHTELYRGAEYVVDFVPKTKIEVAVRSDLVDQVIEAILKAAKTGKVGDGKIFITDIDRVIRIRTGETDNSAL comes from the coding sequence ATGAAATTGGTCACCGCCATCATCAAGCCTTTCAAACTCGACGACGTGCGCGCGGCGCTGTCCGAGATCGGCGTATCCGGCATGACGGTGACGGAGGTGAAGGGTTTCGGTCGCCAGCGCGGCCATACCGAACTCTATCGCGGCGCTGAGTACGTCGTGGACTTCGTCCCGAAAACCAAAATTGAAGTCGCCGTTCGCAGCGACCTGGTCGATCAAGTCATCGAAGCGATTCTGAAGGCTGCCAAGACCGGCAAGGTCGGCGACGGCAAGATCTTCATTACCGATATCGATCGCGTCATCCGCATCCGCACCGGCGAGACGGACAACTCGGCGCTGTAA